The sequence GCAGCAGATCAAAGCATAACGCCAGTTCACAGTCCCCCCAACTGCAGCAGATCAAAGCATAATGCCTGTTCACAGTCCACATCTTCTGCAGATCAAAGCATAATGCCAGTTCACAGTCCCACCTTCTGCAGCAGATCAAAGCATAATGCCAGTTCACAGTCCACACCTTCTGCAGCAGATCAAAGCATAATGCCAGTTCACAGTCCCACCTTCTGCAGCAGATCAAAGCATAATGCCAGTTCACAGTCCACACCTCCTGCAGCTGACCACAGCAAAACGCCAGATCACAGTCGACACCTTCTGCAGATCAAAGCATAATGCTAGTTCATAGTCCACACCTGCAGCTTCTCAAAGCAAAACGCCAGTTCACAGTCCACACCTTCTGCAGCTTCTCAAAGCATAACGCCAGTTCACAGTCCACACCTTCTGCAGCAGATCAAAGCATAATGCCAGTTCACAGTCCACACCTTCTGCAGCAGATCAAAGCATAATGCCAGTTCACAGTCCACACCTCCTGCAGCTGATCACAGCAAAACGCCAGTTCACAGTCCACAACTTCTGCAGCTGATCAAAGCCAAAGTGATGCTGAAACAGTATGTTGAGCATTAGCAGTAGAAGGAAGGAAGAAGTCAAACACCTTTTGCAAGCCCTCCTGCGTGCCCTCCTGGGTGTCAATGGTGGAGCCGGGTGTGGTGGCGGCGGTGCTGACCGTGGTGCTGGGAGCCGTGCCAGAGGAGCTGACTGAGTCGATCTCTCCGGCCACATCGTGGATCTCCCGGGCGAGGATGGCCAGGTCCTTGGTCAGGTCTTGACTGATCCTACGCACACAGGGAAATAACCACACAGGCTGCTGGAACACTTCTCTAAATCAGTACACACACAGATATCTCACAATGATACAGTATTACCTAAGACTACTCATTAGACATTGAGGAACTTCTGTAAGTCAGCCTCAACAAAAAGCATTTAGCCTACTGTATAATCAATTGACACAGCAGATAGAACCATTCTAAAGATGTAAAATTGTCTAACCTCCATCTAGAGGCCGAAGTGAATTGACAATATTCACTTGTAAACGACAATATCCTACACAAGCATTGTATGCAGGGAACCTGAACTAAAAAATGTTTACACTAAGAGATGCTTGTGATAACATAACGTTATCTTCCATTACTTTCAATCTCCTTGTCTGATGCAGGCCCCTTCTTTTGTAAGAAATTCCTTGTGCTTGCTCTGAGGCAGTATGAATCTGTCCTTTTCTCACTGCTGTCTGCCCAGTTCAGTCTCCCTGAtccaaatccaatcagttttccacttacatttttttgtggaaacaacgttgattcaaccagtttttgcccagtgggatggtTCTATCTCATGACCATCATACTATGTGAAAGTCCCTGCTGAGTCGGGAACCATTTATTACAGCTTGACAAAACAGAGCACCTCAGTTAGAGTGGACTAACTAAAGATCACAATTGTTTAATGAGAGTGAAAACACTAACCTATTCCTGGGGATGCCCTATCTCCAGATCATATTTACCACCTGTGCCATGTCCATGAGGCATATAAACTCAACTGAgcttccttgtgtgtgtgtgtgtgtgtgtgtgtgtgtgtgtgtgtgtgtgtgtgtgtgtgtgtgtgtgtgtgtgtgtttgtgtacacatGCCGTCGTGTGTATAAGCTTCAGTAGATGAGTACCTGGCAATCTCCTCGCTGTGAGCGGTCCAGTCCTTGACGTACTCCTCCTGTTGTTCTTTCATGCGGTGTTTGAGGACCACGCCTCCAGGGCCAACCTGACCAGAGTTAAGGCTGCTGGTGGAGCCCCCCAGTCTGGTACCCCTCAGGACTGGGTGTGGGCGCAGGGGGCGCCCGGGTTTGGGGAAGGTTCTGTTGGAGCCAAACTCCTCCTCGGAGGTGGATCCATACTCTGGGGGCAATCGTCTCCACCTGTTAGAGGCTAAGGTCAGGGAGAAAGATACAACACAATTATCTCTTGATAACTGTATTTGAGGGTATTTCAGTCATTCAAAAAGCAGCGGATGCTCACATTGTCTAAAGCATTCTATCTTAAAGCAAGCCAAGCAGACTTCTGTAACTCTGATCTCTACACAAATCATGACAAGATAGATGTGGTTTTAACAGTGGCACATAAAGATCTCTACACAAATCATGACAAGATAGCCTGATGTGAGGCTGGTGGAGATGGATGTGGCTCTAAGTTGCACGTAATCAGTGAAGGTACACAGTACCACATAATCAGTGAAGGTATACCACTTGCTCTGTTCCTCTAGCTGGTCACTATTCAAATACACTATAATAGTGAGTCTTTTAATCCTATGTAGGCCTGAATCCAGTGCTTCAATGTGTCCGTTTCCTGTTTCCAGTGACTACTGCTCTTTTAGAAGGTGAGGTCATGGTGGATCAAGCCTTAAAAAAAGTCTAAGTCATGGGGTGGGGTGTATTAAGCTAACATATAGAATTGTTTTAatatggtcataccatggatcatttagcgaTTTCATTTGAAATTTTAGGACCCCGTTAGGTATCAAAATACTTATTTTGTTTGTACTTATTTGATAAAATGTTTAAATTGGCCTTTACTAccatagcccatagaaacacattgaataacacattcattttgaaatgtctgtcctatatctaggagatagaAGAAAGCGCAGGAAATCTTTTTTGGGACACATATTtcaccccttatttttgttgtaAAAAAAACTCCTTTCAGacaagtcccgtgacacttgtgagggtcgtagagcaaaacggagaacaccatcgtgtccGTAATAGTTTTGTAGGCTAAACCATTCAGACACTACAGACATTTTCACAAGAAGACccatttttatggggattttttatattacgttacttagattgacgcagcGATGAGTCAGTAGACTCCGGGGATAGCTGACACctgcatagctgatgttttgatgTTTTGGCGTGTCGGAAGCATAACtgtgttggagctgtcaaatcagtgagcagctgctcttgcgaCCATTGTCAGGAGGCCACACCCATCCCACTCCCGTTAGAAGTTCAGAAGGAGAAAGTGTAGGatatatagaaataatgatgcTGAAATCATGAGAGGTTCTATCAGCCTAATGGAGGTGtggattacatctcacattctagtgttcaaacttgtaaacgaggctgcatgggatttctatTAATGTGACtccatgcagccaatggcaatgtccgctttaggtataatacCAGGAGCTGCGTGTGGATTTGatagctctaacacagttccacctccaACACCACCAGAACAACCGCGATGCGGATGTCGGCTAGCGTGGATCTGGTAGAATCTGAACCTCTTGTTTCAGTTGAAGGGTGTGGATCTGATAGAATCTAAACCTGTCGTTTCAGTTGAAGGGTGTGGATCTGATAGAATCTAAACCTGTCGTTTCAGTTGAAGGGTGTGGAACTGATAGAATCTAAACCTGTCGTTTCAGTTGAAGGGTGTGGATCTGATAGAATCTAAGCCTCTTGTTTCAGTTGAAGGGTGTGGATCTGATAGAATCTAAGCCTCTTGTTTCAGTTGAAGGGTGTGGATCTGATAGAATCTAAACCTGTCGTTTCAGTTGAAGGGTGTGGATCTGATAGAATCTAAACCTGTCGTTTCAGTTGAAGGGTGTGGATCTGATAGAATCTAAACCTGTCGTTTCAGTTGAAGGGTGTGGATCTGATAGAATCTAAGCCTCTTGTTTCAGTTTAAAGTTTTCTATTTACATAACGATGAAAATAATGTAATTGAAGCAATTTTGAGGCTGTATCTAGAATGAAAGGCTATCATTTGACGAGCTTGTGTTAATAATGTCATTATTAGGAACAATGATAAACACCAGCTAAAAAGGCAGACTGATTCCCATCAGCTGACACACAACAAAAGCATCCAACGATGGCGCCCCATCACCCAAGCATCAAACAAGAAGGTATGGACATCTTGGAAGACAAGTTAAGCTATTGCTTCTCACAATGTCACATCTGCGCAAAATGTGTAATGTACAGTGTTGACCAAATGCTCTCTCTAGATTTCAAATATATCAATTGGATTCACTGTAGTAACATCTTAACTACATGACAAGTTCTAATATGCTATGGCAATGTCTTAAAAAACCATTTCCACTAGAGGGAGTACAGCCCCTAAACAACAGAGCCCAGTGCTAATCACAACATTGCTTATGTCTTGCATCAGCAATGAGGTTAGGTTTCCTCAGTGGCAATTGTCTTAATCTGTTTGGCTCTGTATCACCAATTAAGATACACTAAAAGATCAGTCAGCTTTGGCTGATAACAATGTCACTTCTAGCCAATTTGAAACTTGTGGCCATAGGATTTAGACCAGGGCTCCCCAACCCTATTCCTGgaaagctaccctcctgtaggtttacaccggGGCTCCCCAACCCTGCTCCTGgaaagctaccctcctgtaggtttaaaccGGGGCTCCCCAACCCTGCTCCTGGAaagccaccctcctgtaggtttaaaccGGGGCTCCCCAACCCTGCTCCTGgaaagctaccctcctgtaggtttacaccggGGCTCCCCAACCCTGCTCCTGgaaagctaccctcctgtaggtttaaaccGGGGCACCCCAACCCTGCTCCTGgaaagctaccctcctgtaggtttaaaccGGGGCTCCCCAACCCTGCTCCTGgaaagctaccctcctgtaggtttaaaccGGGGCTCCCCAACCCTGCTCCTGGAAAGCTACCcccctgtaggtttacaccagggctccccaaccctgctcctggagagccACCCTCTTGTAGTTTTACACCGGGgctccccaaccctgttcctggagagccaccctcctgtaggtttacaccagggctccccaaccctgctcctggagagccaccctcctgtaggtttacaccagggctccccaaccctgctcctggagagccACCCTCCTGTAGTTTTACACCGGGgctccccaaccctgttcctggagagctaccctcctgtaggttttttctccaaccccagttgtaactaacctggttcagcttaTCAAGCAGCTATTATTAAAATCtaaacaccaccacacacacacacacactaaccaccaccacacacacacactaaacaccaccacacacacacacacacacacacacacacacacacacactaaacaccaccacaaaacacactaaacaccacaacaccacacacactaaacgccaccacacacacacacccacactaaacaccaccacaacacacacacacactaaacaccacccacacacacacacacacacacacacactaaacaccacccacacacacacacactaaacaccacCCACACACTAaacaccacccacccacacatacactaaacaccactcacacacacactaaacaccactcacacacacactaaacaccactcacacacacacacacactaaacaccacccacacacacacacactaaacaccacccacccacacacacacacactaaacaccacccacacacacacactaaacaccacccacacacacacactaaacaccacccacacacacacactaaacaccacccacaccacacacacacaccaaccaccacacacacacacacaccaccaaccaccaccaccaccaccacacacaaacactgaccacaacacacacatggacaaggacacacactgaccacaacacacaaacactgaccacaacacacacacacggacaaggACAAACACTgaccacaacacacaaacactgaccacaacacacacatggacaaGGACAAACACTGACAatgacacacaaacactgaccacAACACACACGGATAAGGACAAACActgaccacaacacacacacactgaccacaacacacacatggacaaGGACAAACACTGacgacacacaaacactgaccacaacacacacatggacaaGGACAAACActgaccacaacacacacactgaccacaacacacacatggacaaGGACAAACACTgaccacaacacacaaacactgaccacaacacacaaacactgaccacaacacacacatggacaaGGACAAACActgaccacaacacacacacggacaagGACAAACACTgaccacaacacacacatggacaaGGATAAACACTgaccacaacacacacatggacaaGGACAAACACTGACAACGACAGGACCGGAAAAAGGGCAAGGCTATCCAAGAATCACAATGATGTATAAGAGGAACAATCTCCCAGAAAtgtaatgggtatttaccaacgtttcggcatcactgtgccttcctcagggtaatgtcatgaatacttgaaccaggtgCTTGCACTgtgtgtctacataacctggttcaagtattcatgaaATTACCccgaggaaggcacagtgatgccgaaacattgataaatacccattaaattgctgggagattatacatgagtgtgcgactttctttattttgatagtttatagtttattcgccgttagtcagcacctccacacaaactattattctgggtgtgcaccagctcatgttttttaacccccatagagactgccagatgtccggacaacaggccctccgatttgactcactgaactctgtctgagaagtagttggtgaaccaggcgaggcagtcatttgagaaaccaaggccgttgagtctgccgataagaatgtggggaTTGACAGAGAAAGCCTTGGCctggtcgatgaatacagctgcacagtaatgtctgtTATCGATGGTGggtatgatatcatttaggaccttgaatGTGGCAGATGTGCACCCGTGACCAgatcggaaaccagattgcatagccgagaaggtacggtgggatggACAGTGTGGGGGATTTGGAAACAACGGGATGAAAAAACACATTTGACTTGCTCTTTAACAGTTTACATTAAATAATAAAAGACTGAGTGTTTCGATCTGTCCTTCATTTTCTGAGTGAACCTATCAGAGATGAGAACATGATCTCACCTGAGGGAGTGCTGTGGATGGAGGAGCTGATTCTGGACTTGGCCTCGGTCAGCTTGGACACACTGTTGGCCCTCATGCGAGGAGCCAATTTGTTGTCGGTGGGGGTGGAGGAGCGGAGGCCCAGGCGCAGTATGGTCTCTGCAGACAGGCGAGGGGAGGAGGTGCTGCTCCGGCCTACTGTACACTCTGAGTCACTACGGGCCGAGATGGAGCCCAGCCGCGTCCTCCTGGGCTGGGCCAGCATGTCTAGCCGCGAGGGCCCTTTCCGACCCGATGGAGGCTTGGACGTGGAACTGGTGGTGGACACCTCGGAGGCCACAGACATCCTGTCTGCATCGGCCTGGTCCGTGTCGGATGTGTCCCCCAGCCGGGCCCGGCGGAGCAGGGAGGTTCTGGTAGGCCGAGGCTGGGGCAGAGAGGCCTGTTTCCCCAGGGAGGAAGCTGTGGCGGCCTGGAGAGTCTTACTAGACTTAGTGGAGCTGGTCTTGCAGCTGGATTTGGCCTCCAGTTTGGAATGTAGCAGGTCATCCATAGAGGTGAAGTGGCTGCGGCTGTACGTGCGACTATGCAAACTCTCCTGGTCAGAGGATAGGATGTCGGAGATGGGGAAGGACGAGGTCTGGTCATCATCTGTGAGATCCTGGGAGGGTTGGCGTGCCCGCGACGGGGCAGACTGGACGGAGCGGCGAGCATCTAGCCGGCTGGGATCAGTTCTGGTCTTGGTCTTTCTCTCCAAGCGCTCGCGGGCGTTGGTGCTGGCAGCGGTTTTGGAGGTTGAGCTCAGATTGCTCTTCTCCTTGTACAGGCTGCTGAGGGAGCGCCGTTTCTGGTGAGCCggtttcttctctccctcccctgccgcCTGGTTGTAGGTGCTGGCCGTGTCCACGTCTGACTCAGGGGAGAAAAAGCCTGCCCGGTTGGCTCTGTCCAGCTTGTTCTCATCCCTCAGCTTGGCCTCCAGGAAGGCCATGACAGCCACTGTGTCCTTCAGCAGGGTGGCTGTGTCCATGCTGCCCACAGAGTCACTGCGCTCGCTATGCTCGCGGCCCAGGACACCGGCATCACCTTTGATCCGAGGGATCAGCTCGATGGGTACCACACCACTGGGCTTCTCAATGGTGAAGCTGCCCTGACGGACCAGAGGCTTGCCCCCTGACTTCTcccccctgtcccctcctccttTGCTGTGGTGCTGAATCCTATCCTCTGcccgcctcctcctctcctcgGACCTCTTCTCACTGCTGCTCATGGGTCTGAGAGAGGGCTTGGAGGAGGTCTGTAGTGGAGCCTTGGTCTGGTTCATCATATCCCCCTCCTCTATGGAGGTAAAACACGCCCCGTCTCCTTCATGCTCCACCTGCCTCTCCTTCTCCTGGGGCTCCGTGTCCTGTTTCTCCCCGATCTCTGAGCGATGCAGGCCCAGGCCGCACAAGCTCTTCCCTGGCTTGGCCCGGGGGTCGTCGATGGGAAGCTGGGGGAGGGTCCTGCGTTTACGCTCGGTGAGACTGGAGGTGGCAGAGCTGGTACTTCGAATGGAAATGCCCGACTCAAAGGCATCCGCTTCtggaagaaaaaaataataatagtaaagctacatttcttaatcaaattaaataaatatcGCACCCAACTCAACCATAGTAATTTAGTGCCATTATGTGATGAAAATACACCTTAGCTAAGACAGATGCAGATTGACATTAGCCTGATTTTGGTAAATATAGGAGCCCTACTGTACCTCTCTGCTGATGGACGAAGGCAGGTGACTCAGCACCAGACCCCTCTGGGTCGGTTCTCGTGTGGTTAGCAGCTGGACTGGCCCACTGAGACACCCAGCGACTACTGCCCACTGCCACTGGGTCCTCAGACATACTctgacaggagagaagagagcgCAGACACAGTTAGCCTAGTTTCGTCAGACTCGTGGCATTCCACTCCATTTAGAGAAACAGTGGTTGTGGGAAAAGACTACAGTTAACCTACTAAATCAACCGGATCCCTGCTACTGGCCACCTAGAGCTGGAGGAAGTACTCACATGTAGCGGAGGACACAGAAGACAACTCTGCTGCTATTCATTCACCTCTGAATGGTCTTATGTTTAAGTGATGAGCCTGAAGAGTTATCATACTCATTACGTATTAGCTGATTCATATTTTAAACCAAGCATGGTGTAGAATAGCGGACCCCAGAGTAGCCAAGGGAGGTGATAGGTGGGAATAAAGACCCATGATTGTACAAAAACAATACTTGAATTTATTACAGATGCAGGATTTTAGAATAAATGGCTTGTCTCACACAGTTGTCCATAGCAGCAACATTCAGGATACGAAATCTCAAAAATTACGGCGAGTCTAAAGCTCAGCCCCTTAATAAGGTTCCTACTTCAGCTTAGACTGGGCTTAAATGCTAAACAGTATAACTAGGGATTACCCCTTTTCCAGCTCTAAACAGAGCAACTCTCATTACTGGGACTAGAGAGTCTACCAGAACAGCCTAAATCAACTGCCTGTACATACAGGCTGCAACAAACAAACTGCTATGGAGCACATTATAAAATGGTGTTCAACCCTGAGCTGAGAGAAAAGGACAGCATGTATCCCTTCACTCCTCAACCCCGCCAAAACTTATTAACCAATGAGAATGAGCATTTCATTTGAAGAACTTTACTTGTTAAATTAGACCAGGTAGCACTATGGAAAAAATTATTTAAGTTGATTGCATTAATTAGTTTAAATTACCATATTTAGTCATGTCCACTTTAGTTTAAAAGAGAGAGCTAAATCAAATTAAACatgattaccgtaatttccggactattgagcgcacctgaatataagccgcacccactgaattaaaaattattatttttttgaacataaataagctgcacatgtctataagccgcaggtgcctactggtacattgaaacaaattaactttacacaggctttaacgaaacacgacttgtaacaaaaataaataggctttaacgaaacacggcttgtaacaaaaataaataggctttaacgaaacacggcttgtaataaaaaaaaaaatagcagtagctttagttgtctttttgcactgagtcaattcctcacgctgctgtttccaacatcttatcatcgactcattaagaccaagctcccgtgcagcagctctatgtccttttccaacagccagatcaatcgccttcaacttgaaagctgcatcatatgcatttatccgtgtctttgccatgatgagggtgacaaaatgactaccgtaatcagaatgatgggaagtttgagagcgctcgatttaatctaaacagtaaacaaaaaagttgtttgaccttaacccgttcggcaatttcattggtctaatgaaagcttcatgccggcaaaaaactgagcacgtcacagaatgtgtttttttggagaaaaaatatttgaaagtgggaaaaatccatatattagccgcgtcattgtttaagccgcgaagttcaaagcgtgggaaaaaagttgcggcttatagtccggaaattacggtagaaaTACTACTGAGGGAGAATGGATGCATGGGTGAACTACATGCTAATTATCTAACCTACCACACCTGGCTTTGTCACGAGCGTCAGAATGAGTAGACCAatgtgcagcgtggaatatgttcatcttgagtttaatgaaagaaatgaacactttacaaattaaacaaaaaattacagcagacagttccgtcaggtacttacaactaaacgAAAACAACTACCCggaaaacccaaaggaaaaacaggctgcctaagtatggttcctaatcagagagaatgatagacagctgcctctggttaggaaccatactcggcccaacacaaagaaatacagcacagaatgcccaccccacaccctgacctaaccacatagagaaataaaccctctctctcaggtccgGGCGTGACAGGCTTAAACCTGACAAACTAACTGGTAAGCAAACAATTAAGGTCAGGAACACCTAAAATGGTAGATAGCTATTCATGGAAATGGACTAGTGCACTTTATCTAAAACACACATGAATATACCTATAAGCATTTTAGAAAATGTTAACTTCATGAAATAAGACCTGTTAAAGTGGTGATGAGGCCAGGCTGCCTCATTACACtatgtagggtagcaccatggtgtcgccggaggacagctagcttccgttctCCTCTGGGTACAATGACTTCAATGCAAAACCTAGTAggttcatggttctcacccccttccatagacatacacagtaacaacttccggaggacatcctccaacctatcagagctcttgcagcatgaactgacatgttgtccacccaatcaaaggatcagagaattaatatagtactgaaagcataagctacaggtagctagcactgcagtgcataaaatgtggtgagtagttgactcaaagatgGAGAAAGACAATGGTTGAACAAATTTGAACAAATTCAATTCTTCAAACATgaaggagcaagagagagagagctatatttcGTAATTTTTTCACTCACTTTCAGCAAATGCTATGTtcgctagctggctatgactatccaacactggacctcttccaagtcaaagtaagcttttggttttactaatttattgccacctgaGCCCGcaagtgtaactgctaaactgcttgctgactgtacactgtactgcatgtttgtagcgggtttactaacacgttagttctattagctatgctgactatgacattactttagctaatatggtgaaaacgatgtaggctgtgtgtagcatcaatgatatgaaggtttgccttggaaagtttttttttgcctggtcacagactgctgaagtgttgtgcactgaagtccgcAAGTGAAGGAAAAGGTGAGTGAAGGAGAgcacgtagatgcgagaaggaataaaATGATCTGTTTGTATGTGGTTATGAAAGTTAACTATTTGCATGTGATCAGGGCTATATTCATTCTGCTGATTCCGTTGAAAAtcttttcttaaacggaagctaACGGAACAAAACGGGTTAAACAtaactgaacttgtccaatagaaactgtcATTTTCAAGTattgattacaccctagatcagctagatgcatgtaagagtgtgcaaggcggtattgaatgtgtcactgtctatccatgtgtcactgtctgtcacctcaaatctttctctcgacctgtgtgtacctacagttaaagtcggaagtttacatacaccttagccaaaaacattctcagtttttcacaattcctgacatttaatcctagtaaaaataccctctcttaggtcagttaggatcaccactttattttaagaatgtgaaatgtcagaataatagtagagacaatgatttatttcagcttttatttctttcatcacattcccagtgggtcagaagtttacataaactcaattattatttggtagcattgcctttaaacttgTTTAACTTttgtcaaatgtttcgggtagtcttccacaagcttcccacaaaaagttggttgaattttggcccattcaaactttctataagattgaggtcagggctttgtgatggccatgccaataccttgactttgttgtccttaagccattttgccacaactttggaagtatgcttggggtcattgtccatttggaagaccca comes from Salmo trutta chromosome 18, fSalTru1.1, whole genome shotgun sequence and encodes:
- the LOC115152834 gene encoding centrosomal protein of 170 kDa isoform X3 — its product is MSLTSWFLVSSGGTRHRLPLEMIFVGRDDCELMLQSRSVDKQHAVINYEVTSDEHKVKDLGSLNGTFVNDVRIQEQMYITLKIDDKLRFGYDINLFTVVRGEMTVPDEALQHEKFTSQLQLTKKPSNGEPTKSSAKSPAKTPRPAETKAAEGTTMEPSAKPADSHQGDDKMAGDIAASHRGTPLYGQPSWWGDGDADDENSFKQETKMYGKKHDSSAAGSKHEDGTQSDSENGIGLRFGSRRLALEERLRSAQGGQGGQWGRTTGNRTTFMIEFYNDDNPRKRRSYSFSQTAPLLGGVAREALCPTPPSHSKAPSTMTTDFSKAPLSAALIAGAPTAARVLMKQRSEDHSIGRSSVSTGHQTTEPSPSEEGLRNPRSQRDKEQEDDQSDKGTYTIELENRNPEEEEARRMIDKVFGVEQNQDLSVSGPVELQQGRGGKEKKERKTIEMGETVKPSCLPSESMSEDPVAVGSSRWVSQWASPAANHTRTDPEGSGAESPAFVHQQREADAFESGISIRSTSSATSSLTERKRRTLPQLPIDDPRAKPGKSLCGLGLHRSEIGEKQDTEPQEKERQVEHEGDGACFTSIEEGDMMNQTKAPLQTSSKPSLRPMSSSEKRSEERRRRAEDRIQHHSKGGGDRGEKSGGKPLVRQGSFTIEKPSGVVPIELIPRIKGDAGVLGREHSERSDSVGSMDTATLLKDTVAVMAFLEAKLRDENKLDRANRAGFFSPESDVDTASTYNQAAGEGEKKPAHQKRRSLSSLYKEKSNLSSTSKTAASTNARERLERKTKTRTDPSRLDARRSVQSAPSRARQPSQDLTDDDQTSSFPISDILSSDQESLHSRTYSRSHFTSMDDLLHSKLEAKSSCKTSSTKSSKTLQAATASSLGKQASLPQPRPTRTSLLRRARLGDTSDTDQADADRMSVASEVSTTSSTSKPPSGRKGPSRLDMLAQPRRTRLGSISARSDSECTVGRSSTSSPRLSAETILRLGLRSSTPTDNKLAPRMRANSVSKLTEAKSRISSSIHSTPSASNRWRRLPPEYGSTSEEEFGSNRTFPKPGRPLRPHPVLRGTRLGGSTSSLNSGQVGPGGVVLKHRMKEQQEEYVKDWTAHSEEIARISQDLTKDLAILAREIHDVAGEIDSVSSSGTAPSTTVSTAATTPGSTIDTQEGTQEGLQKLIDCVFDESLNFRKIPPVVQNKAPEINGRAVAHRPRAPDSLDCVLQRRTWNRDEAVLDSLLLTSVSQLSAQIRQSVDKTAGKIRILFKDKDRNWDEIESKLRSDSDIPLLKTSNKDISSIVLELKRVEKQLQVINVMVDPEGTLDALSSLDLTSPLTPMPSPGSQGPQKTLPGPAAKGYTASSAPTKGSGSVSTRDLGSLHFNRIRPSGEEGDITKK